In Arachis hypogaea cultivar Tifrunner chromosome 17, arahy.Tifrunner.gnm2.J5K5, whole genome shotgun sequence, a single window of DNA contains:
- the LOC112767135 gene encoding pentatricopeptide repeat-containing protein At1g01970 → MAASCYNLICNCYNPFYSTTNDVTKLCRARTRANSLYQKPSYYDFRKHRFGAVLVAIGMEETVKEEVKEENHRKFRWNEICHQNMTNEQKQAISNLPFRMAKRCKALMRQIICFSAEKGNIYELLGAWVKIMKPCRADWLAVIKELKTLDHPLYLEVAEYALLEESFEANLRDYTKIIHGYGKDNRLEDAENVLTIIKERGFICDQVILTAMLDMYSKAGHLDKSKEYFEEIKLLGEPVDKRSYGSMIMAYIRAGMPEQGEILLQEMDAQEITAGSEIYKALLRAYSMTGKAEGAQRIFDAIQLAAIPPDDKMCGLVINAYGMARQSQKARIAFENMRRAGIGPTDKCIALVLVAYEKENKLNESLEFLIELERDGILVGEEASVVMARWFRKLGVVEEVELILRDFAIS, encoded by the exons ATGGCAGCCTCTTGCTATAACCTAATATGCAACTGTTACAACCCATTTTACTCCACTACCAATGATGTTACCAAATTATGTCGTGCTAGGACTAGAGCAAACTCATTATATCAAAAACCCAGTTATTATGATTTCCGTAAACACCGTTTTGGTGCAGTATTAGTTGCTATTGGTATGGAAGAAACTGTAAAAGAAGAGGTGAAAGAAGAAAATCACAGAAAGTTTAGGTGGAATGAGATATGCCATCAGAATATGACAAATGAACAAAAACAGGCCATATCTAACCTTCCTTTCAGGATGGCTAAACGCTGTAAAGCGCTGATGAGACAGATTATATGTTTTTCTGCCGAAAAGGGGAACATATATGAGCTGTTAGGGGCTTGGGTGAAGATCATGAAGCCTTGCAGAGCAGACTGGCTTGCAGTTATCAAAGAATTGAAAACTCTGGACCATCCTCTGTACCTTGAG GTGGCGGAATATGCTCTTCTAGAAGAATCCTTTGAAGCCAACCTTCGTGACTACACAAAGATAATCCATGGCTACGGCAAGGATAATCGACTTGAAGATGCTGAAAATGTTCTCACAATAATCAAGGAAAGAGGCTTCATCTGTGATCAAGTGATCTTGACTGCTATGCTTGACATGTACAGCAAGGCTGGACATCTTGACAAGTCTAAAGAATATTTTGAGGAGATCAAATTGCTCGGGGAACCTGTGGATAAAAGATCATATGGCTCGATGATCATGGCATATATCAGAGCTGGAATGCCTGAACAGGGAGAGATATTACTTCAAGAAATGGATGCTCAGGAAATAACTGCAGGCAGCGAGATTTACAAAGCATTGCTTAGAGCCTACTCTATGACTGGCAAGGCTGAAGGAGCACAGAGGATATTTGATGCAATTCAGCTGGCTGCTATCCCTCCTGATGATAAGATGTGTGGTCTAGTTATTAATGCCTATGGTATGGCCCGGCAAAGTCAAAAGGCTCGCATTGCATTTGAAAATATGAGAAGAGCAGGTATTGGCCCTACTGATAAATGCATAGCTTTGGTGTTGGTTGCATATGAGAAGGAAAACAAGTTAAATGAatcattagaatttttaataGAATTGGAGAGAGATGGCATTTTGGTTGGAGAAGAAGCTTCTGTAGTAATGGCTCGGTGGTTCCGAAAACTGGGGGTGGTAGAAGAGGTTGAACTTATTTTAAGAGACTTTGCCATAAGCTAG